A single region of the Armatimonadota bacterium genome encodes:
- a CDS encoding transporter, translating to MNAFGIFWQVIFPIFFIILVGALLERALTLDIPTLTRINFYAFVPALVFVKMLQADLSLLTMGSIALFVLVHSAMMFLVALLLYRHSVFQPYRKVLLLASMLTNAGNYGIPFVLLAFGDRYMSVAAVMVLVQNLMTFTFGVLLMESGQPYRVYILRAIARLPVIYALAGALLLNAFSIRLPQPLAIPLDYMANALVPVALLTLGTQLGRGVGRPSVVLVALPVALRLVFAPLLALAMLPLFAFPKDIGTVLVASAGLPIAVNVFILCAHYRAQEVFASQIVTVSTLLSAVSQSVWLAVLR from the coding sequence GTGAACGCCTTCGGTATTTTCTGGCAAGTTATCTTCCCCATCTTTTTCATCATCCTGGTGGGCGCGCTGCTGGAACGCGCCCTCACGCTGGATATTCCGACGCTGACGCGCATCAACTTCTATGCCTTTGTGCCCGCACTCGTCTTTGTCAAAATGCTACAGGCAGACCTCAGCCTGTTGACGATGGGCAGCATCGCTCTGTTTGTTCTGGTACACAGCGCAATGATGTTCCTGGTTGCTCTGCTGCTTTATCGGCACAGCGTGTTTCAGCCTTATCGCAAGGTGCTGTTGCTCGCCTCTATGCTCACCAACGCGGGCAACTACGGTATTCCTTTTGTATTGCTTGCCTTCGGCGACCGCTACATGAGCGTTGCCGCCGTGATGGTGCTTGTGCAGAACCTCATGACGTTCACCTTCGGCGTGCTGCTGATGGAAAGCGGTCAGCCATACAGGGTGTATATCCTCCGCGCCATTGCCCGTTTGCCCGTTATCTATGCACTGGCTGGGGCGCTCCTGCTGAACGCTTTTTCCATTCGGCTACCGCAGCCTCTGGCGATACCGTTGGACTATATGGCGAACGCTCTGGTTCCTGTTGCCCTGCTGACACTGGGCACTCAGCTGGGCAGAGGCGTTGGGCGTCCGTCCGTCGTGCTCGTTGCGTTGCCTGTTGCACTGCGTCTGGTGTTTGCACCACTGCTCGCACTGGCGATGTTACCTCTCTTCGCTTTTCCCAAAGACATCGGTACGGTGCTGGTAGCCTCTGCCGGACTGCCTATTGCGGTCAACGTCTTTATCCTCTGTGCGCACTACCGCGCTCAGGAGGTGTTTGCCTCGCAAATCGTTACTGTCTCCACCTTGCTGAGCGCGGTCAGCCAATCCGTCTGGCTGGCTGTTTTACGCTAA
- a CDS encoding citramalate synthase — protein MEKQRIEIYDTTLRDGSQGEGVNFTVEDKLKIAQRLDEFGMDYIEGGWPASNPKDSEFFLRARNLRLSHAKLAAFGSTRRAKLKAEEDENLQALVACETPVVTIFGKSWDMHVTHALKVSLQANLEMIYDSVHFLKERVPQVIYDAEHFFDGYKHNPEYAIKTLKAAEEAGADLLVLCDTNGGTLPHEIAQIMEAVKLRVRTPLGIHTHNDSECGVANSLMAVLHGAVHVQGTINGYGERTGNANLCSIIPALVLKMGYDCLKPDSLRHLTALSGYIDEVANMPHNHRMPYVGRSAFAHKGGVHVDAVLKYERTYEHIPPAAVGNERRILVSELAGGATVAHHAQRLGLQLDKSTPEVRKVLQKVAHLENEGYSFEAAEASFELLLMQQTGHYRKLFELKGFRVIVEKRGEKGEVITEATVKVAVDGREMLTVAEGNGPVHALDSALRKALQEFYPELAQIRLTDYKVRVVNVREGTAAKVRVIVESEDGGQTWSTTGVSTNIIEASWHALVDSIEYGLLTIRRE, from the coding sequence ATGGAGAAACAACGCATTGAAATCTACGACACAACCCTGCGCGATGGCTCGCAGGGCGAAGGGGTCAACTTTACTGTAGAGGACAAGCTGAAAATCGCGCAACGGCTGGATGAGTTCGGCATGGACTACATCGAGGGCGGTTGGCCTGCCTCCAACCCGAAAGACAGCGAGTTCTTCCTGCGGGCGCGGAATCTGAGACTCTCGCATGCGAAGCTGGCAGCGTTCGGCAGCACACGCCGCGCCAAACTGAAAGCGGAAGAGGACGAGAACCTGCAAGCACTGGTGGCGTGCGAAACGCCAGTCGTGACCATCTTCGGCAAGAGCTGGGATATGCACGTGACGCATGCGCTGAAGGTGTCGCTGCAGGCGAATCTGGAGATGATTTACGACTCGGTGCACTTCCTCAAAGAGCGCGTGCCGCAGGTCATCTACGACGCCGAACACTTTTTCGATGGCTACAAGCACAACCCTGAGTACGCCATCAAAACGCTAAAGGCAGCGGAAGAGGCGGGCGCGGACCTGCTGGTGCTATGCGACACCAACGGTGGAACTCTGCCGCACGAAATCGCGCAAATTATGGAAGCGGTCAAACTGCGTGTGCGCACGCCGCTGGGCATCCATACACACAACGACAGCGAGTGCGGCGTCGCCAACAGCCTGATGGCAGTGCTGCACGGTGCAGTGCATGTGCAGGGTACCATCAACGGCTACGGCGAGCGCACCGGCAACGCCAACCTTTGTTCTATTATCCCTGCTCTGGTATTGAAAATGGGCTATGACTGCCTGAAGCCCGATTCGCTGAGGCACCTCACCGCATTGTCGGGATACATCGACGAGGTAGCGAACATGCCGCACAACCACCGGATGCCCTATGTGGGGCGCAGTGCCTTCGCGCACAAGGGAGGCGTACACGTGGATGCGGTGCTGAAATACGAACGCACCTACGAGCATATCCCGCCTGCCGCGGTGGGTAACGAACGGCGTATCCTCGTCTCGGAGCTGGCAGGGGGCGCTACGGTCGCTCACCATGCGCAACGGCTGGGGTTACAGCTGGATAAGAGCACGCCTGAGGTGCGCAAAGTGCTGCAGAAGGTAGCGCATCTGGAAAACGAGGGATATTCCTTCGAGGCTGCAGAAGCCTCCTTTGAATTGCTACTGATGCAACAGACAGGACACTACCGCAAACTGTTCGAGCTGAAGGGCTTCCGGGTCATTGTGGAGAAGCGAGGCGAGAAGGGCGAGGTGATCACTGAAGCAACCGTCAAAGTGGCTGTAGACGGGCGTGAGATGCTCACCGTCGCCGAGGGCAACGGTCCCGTGCACGCACTGGACAGTGCGCTGCGCAAGGCGCTGCAGGAGTTCTATCCCGAGCTGGCGCAGATTCGCCTCACCGACTACAAGGTGCGCGTGGTAAACGTGCGCGAGGGCACTGCTGCCAAAGTGCGCGTCATCGTAGAGTCGGAAGACGGAGGTCAGACGTGGAGCACCACCGGCGTCTCTACCAATATTATCGAAGCCTCGTGGCACGCACTGGTGGACAGCATCGAATACGGGTTGCTGACGATTCGTCGGGAGTAG
- the glnB gene encoding nitrogen regulatory protein P-II 1, whose protein sequence is MKKVECIIRPIKIDEVKEALEEIGITGLTVTDVRGYGRQRGRTEKYRGNTYTINFLPKLKLEVVVPDHRVEEVVQVIAEAARTGEIGDGKIFVSEVEEVIRIRTGERGESAL, encoded by the coding sequence ATGAAAAAGGTAGAATGCATCATCCGACCCATCAAAATCGACGAGGTCAAAGAGGCGCTGGAGGAAATCGGCATTACGGGGCTGACGGTGACCGACGTGCGCGGCTACGGACGCCAGCGCGGACGTACCGAGAAGTACCGGGGCAACACTTATACCATTAACTTCCTGCCCAAACTGAAGCTGGAGGTGGTGGTTCCAGACCACCGGGTGGAAGAGGTGGTGCAGGTGATTGCTGAAGCGGCACGCACGGGTGAAATCGGCGACGGCAAGATTTTTGTCTCGGAGGTGGAAGAGGTCATCCGCATCCGAACGGGCGAACGCGGGGAGTCGGCACTGTGA
- the leuB gene encoding 3-isopropylmalate dehydrogenase, with translation MRKKIAILPGDGIGPEIVSQAIRVLDRVAERYHIQFEYNEALVGGAAYDATGHPLPAETLATCRRSDAVLFGAVGGPKWDNLPPALRPEAGALLPLRKGLGLYANLRPALLFPALAGASPLKPEVLGEGLDILVVRELTGGIYFGQPKERRDEGRTAVDTCIYTEAEVERIAHVAFRAARVRRQKVASVDKANVLETSRLWREVVTRVAEQYPEVELQHVLVDNAAMQLIRNPRQFDVILTENMFGDILSDEAAMLTGSLGMLPSASLGEGTFGLYEPVHGSAPDIAGQGIANPLATILSAAMMLRYSFGMTEAAADIERAVDAALREGYRTPDIWQEGCRKVGTIEMTDAVLHHL, from the coding sequence GTGCGAAAGAAGATAGCCATCCTGCCCGGCGACGGCATCGGTCCCGAAATCGTCTCACAGGCGATACGTGTGCTGGACCGCGTTGCCGAGCGTTACCACATACAGTTTGAATACAATGAAGCGCTTGTTGGGGGCGCAGCATACGACGCCACAGGACACCCGCTCCCTGCGGAAACGTTAGCCACCTGCAGGCGGTCCGATGCGGTGCTGTTCGGTGCGGTAGGAGGTCCCAAGTGGGATAACCTGCCCCCTGCCCTGCGACCGGAAGCGGGTGCGCTGCTGCCCCTGCGCAAGGGGCTGGGGCTGTATGCTAATCTGCGCCCTGCCTTGCTCTTCCCTGCGCTCGCCGGCGCGTCCCCGCTCAAACCGGAAGTGCTGGGTGAGGGACTGGATATTCTGGTGGTGCGTGAGCTCACCGGCGGCATCTACTTCGGTCAACCGAAGGAGCGACGTGATGAGGGGCGCACCGCAGTCGACACCTGCATCTACACCGAGGCAGAAGTGGAGCGCATCGCACACGTTGCCTTCCGCGCCGCGCGAGTACGACGCCAAAAAGTGGCATCGGTGGACAAGGCAAATGTGCTGGAAACCTCTCGTCTGTGGCGCGAAGTGGTCACGCGCGTTGCCGAACAGTATCCTGAGGTAGAATTACAACATGTGTTGGTGGACAACGCCGCCATGCAGCTGATTCGCAACCCCCGGCAGTTCGACGTGATACTCACGGAGAACATGTTCGGCGATATCCTCAGCGACGAGGCGGCGATGCTCACGGGCAGTCTGGGAATGCTCCCTTCCGCCAGTCTGGGAGAGGGAACGTTTGGGCTCTATGAACCGGTGCACGGTTCTGCCCCCGACATCGCTGGACAGGGCATTGCTAACCCACTGGCAACCATCCTCTCTGCCGCGATGATGCTGAGATACAGCTTCGGTATGACCGAAGCGGCAGCTGACATCGAAAGAGCGGTAGACGCCGCCCTGCGCGAGGGTTATCGCACGCCCGACATCTGGCAGGAAGGATGTCGCAAAGTGGGTACCATCGAGATGACCGACGCAGTACTCCACCACTTGTGA
- the panC gene encoding pantothenate synthetase: MQVARTVREVRAWTKLARADGKTIGFVPTMGYFHEGHLSLMRRAKTECDLCVVSLFVNPTQFGPSEDFQRYPRDFARDAAMAESVGVDLLFAPEVEEMYPEGYQTYVEVTEVTRRLEGAARPGHFRGVATVCTKLFNIVQADRAYFGKKDYQQMKVIQRMVRDLNIPTEVVPCETVREPDGLAMSSRNVYLNADERRAATVLYRALRAGRDAVLAGERDGKKVQTLVEQVIATEPLVHTEYVDVADAETLEPLTELRGEVLISLAARVGVARLIDNITVTVPD; the protein is encoded by the coding sequence ATGCAGGTAGCGAGGACCGTTCGTGAAGTGCGCGCGTGGACAAAACTCGCCCGCGCGGATGGAAAGACTATCGGTTTCGTGCCCACCATGGGCTACTTCCACGAGGGTCACCTGAGCCTGATGCGTCGCGCCAAGACGGAATGCGACCTGTGCGTGGTCAGTCTGTTCGTGAACCCCACACAGTTCGGTCCCTCAGAGGACTTCCAGCGATATCCACGCGATTTCGCCCGTGACGCCGCGATGGCGGAAAGCGTGGGGGTAGACCTCCTCTTCGCCCCCGAAGTGGAGGAGATGTATCCCGAAGGCTACCAGACCTACGTGGAGGTCACGGAGGTGACCCGCCGACTGGAAGGCGCAGCACGCCCCGGACATTTCCGAGGGGTGGCTACGGTATGCACCAAGCTGTTCAACATCGTGCAGGCGGACCGCGCCTACTTCGGTAAGAAGGACTACCAGCAGATGAAGGTCATCCAGCGTATGGTGCGCGACCTGAACATCCCCACAGAGGTGGTACCTTGTGAGACCGTGCGCGAGCCGGACGGTTTGGCGATGTCCTCACGCAACGTCTACCTGAATGCTGACGAACGCCGGGCGGCAACGGTGCTGTATCGTGCCCTGCGCGCAGGACGGGATGCTGTTCTCGCCGGCGAGCGCGACGGAAAGAAAGTACAAACGCTGGTGGAGCAGGTGATCGCTACCGAACCGCTGGTGCACACCGAGTATGTAGATGTCGCGGATGCAGAAACGCTGGAACCTCTCACCGAACTGCGCGGCGAGGTGCTCATCTCCCTGGCGGCGCGTGTGGGGGTAGCGCGATTGATAGACAATATCACCGTGACCGTTCCCGACTAA
- the panB gene encoding 3-methyl-2-oxobutanoate hydroxymethyltransferase: MPAKEKKTTVPAIRQRKGGEKIVAVTAYDYPTTLFADAAGVDLILVGDSLGMVLLGYPTTLPVTMEDMLHHTKACARARPHALLVADMPYLSYQITVEDAVRNAGRFIQEGGAEAVKLEGGEPVAETIHRLVSIGIPVLAHLGMTPQSVHSFGGHRVQGRTDEAAKQLIEDAHIVEQAGAFAVVLELIPAALAKEITQQITIPTIGIGAGPHCDGQIQVLHDLIGLVPGEPFRHTRRYAHIGETITKALQQYAQEVRSGQFPTEEHAF, translated from the coding sequence ATGCCGGCTAAGGAGAAGAAGACCACCGTGCCCGCGATTCGGCAGAGAAAGGGTGGCGAGAAGATCGTGGCGGTGACCGCTTACGATTACCCCACCACCCTTTTCGCTGACGCGGCGGGTGTGGACCTGATTCTGGTGGGCGACTCGTTGGGGATGGTGCTGCTGGGTTATCCTACCACGCTACCGGTCACGATGGAGGACATGCTGCACCACACGAAGGCATGCGCCCGTGCGAGGCCGCATGCGCTGCTGGTAGCGGACATGCCCTACCTCAGCTACCAGATTACAGTAGAGGATGCGGTGCGCAATGCGGGGCGATTCATTCAGGAAGGCGGTGCAGAGGCGGTCAAACTGGAGGGCGGCGAGCCGGTCGCGGAAACCATTCACCGGCTGGTGAGCATCGGCATACCGGTGCTGGCACATCTCGGCATGACGCCCCAATCGGTACACTCCTTCGGGGGTCATCGGGTGCAGGGGCGAACCGATGAAGCTGCCAAACAGTTGATAGAAGATGCACACATCGTGGAACAGGCGGGAGCATTCGCCGTCGTTCTGGAACTGATTCCGGCGGCTCTGGCGAAGGAGATTACACAGCAAATTACCATACCGACCATCGGCATCGGAGCCGGACCGCATTGCGACGGGCAGATTCAGGTGCTGCACGACCTGATCGGTCTGGTTCCGGGCGAGCCGTTCAGGCATACCAGGCGTTACGCCCACATTGGCGAGACCATCACCAAAGCGCTCCAGCAATACGCGCAGGAAGTACGAAGCGGACAATTCCCAACGGAGGAGCATGCGTTCTGA